One stretch of Carcharodon carcharias isolate sCarCar2 chromosome 20, sCarCar2.pri, whole genome shotgun sequence DNA includes these proteins:
- the LOC121292758 gene encoding ovarian cancer G-protein coupled receptor 1-like: protein MTNCSIDHSIHQILFPTVYIAVFIIGLPTNLLSLYHSYLQIRQRNELGVYLCNLTISDLLYLISLPFWVQYMLQHDDWVHSRALCILSGLLLYQNIYISIGFLCFISINRFLAVAYPLRFKFLHTRKAAVFISVLIWIKEIPACGFYINSQVLSKDNENDTLCFEHYPMQSEDRYLNIYKLSIGFFLPLILFIYAYYKVLAVVRKVRGLQGERKLRIKKLVSASIIIFLVCFAPYHVLLMIRTIFEYECKFADNVFELYHFGLLLTSLNCVADPILYCFISPSSHGWLTRFLDPVTGLLPCRKTEVTDVPKTQIKSTVMNKTELTS, encoded by the coding sequence ATGACCAACTGTTCTATTGACCACAGTATCCACCAAATCCTGTTTCCCACGGTCTACATTGCTGTCTTCATCATCGGACTCCCAACTAATctcctgtcactgtatcacagcTACCTGCAGATCAGACAGAGGAATGAGCTGGGAGTTTATCTCTGTAATCTGACCATCTCAGACCTGTTGTACCTCATTTCCTTGCCCTTCTGGGTTCAGTATATGCTGCAGCACGATGACTGGGTCCACTCCCGGGCACTCTGCATACTCAGTGGTCTGCTCCTCTACCAGAATATCTACATCAGCATTGGCTTCCTCTGCTTCATCTCCATTAACCGCTTCCTCGCTGTGGCCTACCCTCTGAGATTTAAATTTTTACACACCAGGAAGGCTGCAGTGTTCATCAGTGTTCTCATCTGGATCAAGGAGATTCCTGCTTGTGGCTTTTACATAAACTCCCAGGTTCTTAGTAAAGACAATGAGAATGACACCTTGTGTTTTGAACATTATCCTATGCAGTCGGAGGACAGATATTTAAATATTTACAAGCTCTCTATTGGGTTCTTCCTCCCTTTGATTTTATTCATTTACGCTTATTATAAAGTGCTGGCAGTTGTCCGTAAGGTCCGTGGGCTTCAAGGAGAAAGGAAATTAAGAATAAAAAAATTGGTGTCTGCGTCCATCATTATTTTCCTGGTTTGCTTTGCTCCTTATCATGTTCTCCTGATGATTCGAACAATATTCGAGTATGAatgtaaatttgctgacaacGTTTTTGAGCTTTACCATTTTGGGCTTCTGTTGACGAGCTTAAACTGTGTGGCTGATCCCATCTTGTACTGCTTTATATCTCCGAGTTCACACGGCTGGTTAACCAGGTTCCTGGATCCCGTTACAGGTCTCCTTCCTTGCCGTAAGACAGAAGTAACTGACGTCCCAAAGACACAGATCAAATCGACAGTTATGAATAAAACTGAATTAACAAGTTAA